The Burkholderia lata genome contains a region encoding:
- a CDS encoding RluA family pseudouridine synthase: MTRSSSQNAQPGTPNREDYSPSDRPADAASGDSLDDDLTGDAMQPPVVPSAAVDEAPRVVEVPLSLAGERLDKALAQLFPEFSRSRLQSWIEAQRVLVDGAPAKIRQPVPLGAKIQLVPDLLPEQLAFTPEPVPLDVIYEDDALVVINKPAGLVVHPAAGNWSGTILNGLLHRYGDAAAGLPRAGIVHRLDKETSGLMVVARTLAAQTDLVRQLQARTVKRRYFALVWGTMPEEGTIDAPIGRDPRERTRMAVVTGASGKPARTHFRTVDTCLWQRQPVSAIQCDLETGRTHQIRVHCAHAGHPLLGDPVYGRARGKRSVTPLPDGFARQALHAWRLGLVHPVTGKAMQWRCPLPDDMNTLVAALGFGQGDEEFGDDDGVYDDDDFGGEYHDDEPYLDDEEE; this comes from the coding sequence ATGACCCGTTCAAGTTCGCAGAATGCCCAGCCGGGCACACCAAATCGCGAAGATTATAGCCCAAGCGATCGGCCCGCCGACGCTGCCTCGGGGGATTCCCTCGATGACGATCTGACCGGCGACGCAATGCAGCCGCCCGTCGTGCCGTCCGCAGCGGTCGATGAAGCGCCGCGCGTCGTCGAAGTGCCGCTGTCGCTCGCGGGCGAACGCCTCGACAAGGCGCTCGCCCAACTGTTCCCCGAATTCTCGCGCAGCCGCCTGCAGAGCTGGATCGAGGCGCAGCGCGTGCTCGTCGACGGCGCGCCCGCGAAGATCCGCCAGCCGGTGCCGCTCGGCGCGAAGATCCAGCTCGTCCCCGACCTGCTCCCCGAGCAGCTCGCCTTTACGCCGGAGCCGGTGCCGCTCGACGTGATCTACGAGGACGACGCGCTCGTCGTCATCAACAAGCCGGCCGGCCTCGTCGTGCATCCGGCCGCCGGCAACTGGAGCGGCACGATCCTCAACGGGCTGCTGCACCGCTATGGCGACGCTGCGGCCGGCCTGCCGCGCGCAGGGATCGTCCACCGGCTCGACAAGGAAACGTCGGGCCTGATGGTGGTGGCGCGCACGCTGGCCGCGCAGACGGACCTCGTGCGCCAGTTGCAGGCCCGCACTGTGAAGCGCCGCTATTTTGCGCTGGTGTGGGGCACGATGCCCGAGGAAGGCACGATCGATGCGCCGATCGGCCGCGATCCGCGAGAACGCACGCGCATGGCCGTCGTCACGGGCGCATCGGGCAAGCCCGCGCGCACGCATTTCCGCACGGTTGACACATGCCTGTGGCAACGTCAGCCGGTTTCGGCGATTCAGTGCGATCTCGAGACCGGTCGCACGCACCAGATCCGCGTGCACTGCGCGCATGCCGGGCATCCGCTGCTCGGCGATCCCGTGTACGGGCGTGCGCGCGGCAAGCGCTCGGTCACGCCGCTGCCGGACGGGTTCGCGCGACAGGCGCTGCATGCATGGCGGCTCGGTCTCGTGCATCCGGTCACGGGCAAGGCGATGCAATGGCGCTGCCCGCTGCCGGACGACATGAACACGCTGGTCGCGGCGCTCGGCTTCGGGCAAGGCGACGAGGAATTCGGCGACGATGACGGTGTCTACGACGATGACGATTTCGGCGGCGAGTATCACGATGACGAGCCGTACCTGGACGATGAGGAGGAGTGA
- a CDS encoding outer membrane protein assembly factor BamD, producing MMNSTKRTARTAAARAAAVAAAALIAGCHGLPQKQDETATWSNNKLYSEAQDALSGGDWGKCAKYFESLQGRDPFGHFAQQAQINVAYCNWKDNEAAAADQAVDRFIQLHPDHPDIPYAYYLKGMIHFNDDLGLFGRFSGQDMSERDPQALRESYDAFKVVVDRFPKSKYAPDAAARMRYIVNALASHEVHAADYYYRRGAYVAAINRAQLAIKDYKGAPAIEDALHIMILSYGKLNQPQLAEDTKRVLAGTFPDSPYVTGHSRPGAKKSWWQF from the coding sequence ATGATGAATTCGACCAAACGCACGGCCAGAACCGCCGCCGCCCGGGCTGCGGCGGTAGCGGCCGCGGCCCTCATCGCCGGCTGCCACGGCTTGCCGCAGAAGCAGGACGAGACGGCTACCTGGTCGAACAACAAATTATACTCAGAGGCCCAGGACGCACTGTCCGGAGGCGACTGGGGCAAGTGCGCGAAATATTTCGAATCGCTGCAAGGTCGCGATCCGTTCGGCCATTTCGCGCAACAGGCGCAGATCAACGTTGCATACTGCAACTGGAAGGATAACGAAGCGGCCGCCGCCGACCAGGCCGTCGATCGCTTCATCCAGCTCCACCCCGATCATCCGGATATCCCGTACGCGTACTACCTGAAGGGGATGATCCACTTCAACGACGATCTGGGCCTGTTCGGCCGCTTCTCCGGCCAGGACATGAGCGAGCGCGATCCGCAGGCACTGCGCGAATCGTACGATGCGTTCAAGGTCGTCGTCGACCGCTTCCCGAAAAGCAAGTACGCGCCCGACGCCGCCGCGCGGATGCGCTACATCGTCAACGCGCTCGCGTCGCACGAAGTGCACGCGGCCGACTACTACTACCGGCGCGGCGCCTACGTCGCGGCCATCAACCGTGCGCAGCTCGCGATCAAGGACTACAAGGGCGCCCCGGCGATCGAGGACGCGCTGCACATCATGATCCTGTCGTACGGCAAGCTGAACCAGCCGCAACTCGCCGAGGACACGAAGCGCGTGCTCGCCGGCACGTTCCCCGACAGCCCGTATGTCACGGGCCACTCGCGCCCGGGCGCGAAGAAGTCGTGGTGGCAGTTCTGA
- a CDS encoding ATP-dependent DNA helicase, with protein MNSPLEATPDARRDVSPAGRARAPEGTFELSRKRVDELDTIFGEGGLLARALDGYRPRMAQIEMARAVASAMEASARRMPDPEIFETRKRPARRLGDGDKAAESGADAAATEADSDAGDNTLIVEAGTGTGKTYAYLVPAMLWGGKVIVSTGTKHLQDQLFARDIPTVRNALAVPVSVAMLKGRANYLCHYYLQRTADNGRLPSRQDTAYLQEIVRFAKITKSGDKAELASVPETAPVWSMVTSTRDNCLGQECPHYKDCFVMQARREAQQADVVVVNHHLFFADIMLRDTGMAELLPNANTVIFDEAHQLPETATLFFGETLSTTQILELARDTVAEGLSHARDAVEWVKLGGDLERAARDLRLAFANDQIVRMSLAQLGDDHPMFGALDALEAALDALASALASQAERAESLGACLRRARELQDLLAGWVAPGATEAAAKADATAAGDKAASDGDPNEKVRWVEVFAHTVQLHETPLSVAPIFAKQRAGVPRAWVFTSATLSVRGDFTHYAAQMGLSSRRSMTLASPFDYQSQGLLYVPRNLPQPSSPAFTDAVFDAALPAIEASGGGVFMLCTTLRAVDRIASKLRDVIESRGWNTPLLVQGDASRTELLDRFRAYGNAILVGSQSFWEGVDVRGDALSLVVIDKLPFAPPDDPVLAARLDALTKKGLSPFAVHQLPQAVITLKQGAGRLIRAETDRGVLMICDTRLVDKPYGRRIWQSLPPFKRTREIAVVQDFFDDHRSAKRT; from the coding sequence TTGAATTCACCGCTTGAAGCCACCCCCGATGCCCGGCGCGATGTGTCGCCCGCCGGGCGCGCTCGTGCGCCTGAAGGCACCTTTGAACTGAGCCGCAAGCGCGTCGACGAACTCGACACGATCTTCGGCGAAGGTGGCTTGCTGGCGCGCGCGCTCGACGGTTATCGGCCGCGTATGGCGCAGATCGAGATGGCGCGCGCGGTCGCGTCCGCGATGGAAGCGTCCGCGCGCCGGATGCCCGACCCCGAGATCTTCGAAACCCGCAAGCGGCCGGCGCGTCGCCTCGGCGATGGCGACAAGGCGGCCGAATCGGGCGCGGATGCCGCCGCAACCGAGGCCGACAGCGATGCCGGCGACAACACGCTGATCGTCGAGGCCGGTACGGGTACCGGCAAGACCTATGCGTACCTCGTGCCCGCGATGCTGTGGGGCGGCAAGGTGATCGTGTCGACCGGCACGAAACACCTGCAGGACCAGCTGTTCGCGCGCGACATCCCGACCGTGCGCAACGCGCTCGCGGTGCCGGTGTCGGTCGCGATGCTGAAGGGCCGTGCAAACTACCTGTGCCACTACTACCTGCAACGCACGGCCGACAACGGCCGGTTGCCGTCGCGGCAGGATACGGCCTATCTGCAGGAAATCGTCCGTTTCGCGAAGATCACGAAGAGCGGCGACAAGGCCGAACTCGCGAGCGTGCCGGAAACGGCGCCCGTGTGGTCGATGGTCACGTCGACGCGCGACAACTGCCTCGGCCAGGAGTGCCCGCATTACAAGGACTGCTTCGTGATGCAGGCGCGGCGCGAAGCGCAGCAGGCCGACGTCGTCGTCGTCAACCATCACCTGTTCTTCGCGGACATCATGCTGCGCGATACGGGGATGGCCGAGCTGCTGCCGAACGCGAACACGGTCATCTTCGACGAAGCGCACCAGTTGCCGGAAACGGCGACGCTGTTCTTCGGCGAGACGCTGTCGACGACACAGATTCTCGAGCTCGCCCGCGACACGGTGGCGGAAGGCCTGAGCCATGCACGCGACGCGGTCGAGTGGGTGAAGCTCGGCGGCGATCTCGAGCGCGCGGCGCGCGACTTGCGCCTGGCGTTCGCGAACGACCAGATCGTCCGCATGTCGCTCGCCCAGCTCGGCGACGATCACCCGATGTTCGGCGCGCTCGACGCGCTCGAGGCTGCGCTCGACGCGTTGGCGTCGGCGCTTGCCAGCCAGGCCGAACGGGCGGAATCGCTCGGCGCGTGCCTGCGGCGCGCACGCGAGCTGCAGGATCTGCTGGCCGGCTGGGTCGCACCCGGCGCGACGGAAGCGGCGGCGAAGGCCGACGCAACGGCGGCCGGCGACAAGGCGGCATCCGACGGCGATCCGAACGAGAAGGTGCGCTGGGTCGAAGTGTTCGCGCATACGGTCCAGCTGCACGAAACGCCGCTGTCGGTCGCGCCGATCTTTGCCAAGCAGCGCGCGGGCGTGCCGCGTGCATGGGTGTTCACGTCGGCCACGCTGTCGGTGCGCGGCGATTTCACGCACTATGCGGCGCAGATGGGCCTCAGCTCGCGTCGCTCGATGACGCTCGCAAGCCCGTTCGACTACCAGTCGCAAGGGCTGCTGTACGTGCCGCGCAACCTGCCGCAACCGTCTTCGCCAGCGTTTACCGATGCCGTCTTCGACGCCGCGCTGCCGGCGATCGAGGCGTCCGGTGGCGGTGTGTTCATGTTGTGCACGACGCTGCGCGCGGTCGACCGGATCGCGTCGAAGCTGCGTGACGTGATCGAATCGCGCGGCTGGAACACGCCACTGCTCGTGCAGGGCGATGCGAGCCGCACCGAACTGCTCGACCGCTTCCGCGCGTATGGCAACGCGATCCTGGTCGGCAGCCAGAGTTTCTGGGAAGGCGTCGACGTGCGCGGCGACGCGCTGTCGCTCGTCGTGATCGACAAGCTGCCGTTTGCGCCGCCGGACGATCCGGTGCTGGCCGCGCGGCTCGACGCGCTGACGAAGAAGGGGCTGAGCCCGTTCGCCGTGCACCAGTTGCCGCAGGCCGTGATTACGCTGAAGCAGGGCGCGGGCCGGCTGATTCGCGCGGAGACGGATCGCGGCGTGCTGATGATCTGCGACACGCGGCTTGTCGACAAGCCCTACGGGCGCCGGATCTGGCAGAGCCTGCCGCCGTTCAAGCGGACCCGCGAGATCGCGGTCGTCCAGGACTTCTTCGACGATCACCGTTCGGCAAAGCGCACGTGA
- a CDS encoding YdcH family protein, with amino-acid sequence MQNRPTEQQQELHNRLVALQEQHQQLAREIELKEGHSDIDDITLHRLKKEKLAAKDKIILLQSQLEPDKRA; translated from the coding sequence ATGCAAAACCGTCCTACGGAACAGCAGCAGGAATTGCACAACCGTTTGGTTGCATTGCAGGAGCAGCACCAGCAGCTCGCTCGGGAGATCGAGCTGAAGGAAGGACACTCCGACATCGACGACATCACGCTGCACCGGCTGAAGAAGGAAAAGCTGGCGGCCAAGGACAAAATCATTTTGCTGCAATCGCAGCTGGAACCGGATAAGCGCGCCTGA
- a CDS encoding Tex family protein produces the protein MTETVALKIVQRIATELAVQPRQVAAAVQLLDEGSTVPFIARYRKEVTGNLDDTQLRQLEERLLYLRELEDRRATILSSIDEQGKLTDELRAAIDAADSKQVLEDLYLPYKPKRRTRAQIAREAGLEPLAQALLANPLLDPQAEAAAYVDADKGVADVKAALDGARDILSEQFGETAELLGKLRDYLHNQGVVSSAVVEGKENEEGEKFRDYYDYAETIKTVPSHRALALFRGRNAGVLTVKLGLGEELDAQVPHPGEAMIARHFGIANQNRPADKWLSDVCRWCWRVKVQPHIENELLTQLRETAETEAIRVFARNLNDLLLAAPAGPKAVIGLDPGLRTGVKVAVVDRTGKVLATDTIYPHEPRRDWDGSIAKLARIAAQTQAELISIGNGTASRETDKLASELIAKHPELRLQKIVVSEAGASVYSASELAAKEFPELDVSLRGAVSIARRLQDPLAELVKIEPKAIGVGQYQHDVNQRELARSLDAVVEDCVNAVGVDANTASAPLLARVSGLNATLARNIVDYRDANGPFPSREHLRKVPRLGDKTFEQAAGFLRINGGENPLDRSSVHPEAYPVVERMLAKISKRIDDVLGNREALSGLSPTEFVDERFGLPTVRDILSELEKPGRDPRPEFKTATFREGVEKVSDLVPGMTLEGVVTNVAAFGAFVDIGVHQDGLVHVSAMSTKFIKDPHEVVKAGQVVKVKVIDVDVKRQRIALTMRLDDDAAAPGMSSRGGQDRGNAARGAARPQRSREPEPAGAMAAAFAKLKR, from the coding sequence ATGACGGAAACCGTAGCACTCAAGATCGTACAGCGCATCGCCACCGAACTGGCCGTCCAGCCGCGCCAGGTCGCGGCGGCAGTGCAACTCCTCGACGAAGGCTCGACCGTTCCGTTCATTGCCCGGTACCGCAAGGAAGTGACCGGCAACCTGGACGACACGCAGTTGCGCCAGCTCGAGGAACGCCTCCTGTATCTGCGCGAACTCGAGGATCGCCGCGCGACGATCCTGTCGAGCATCGACGAACAGGGCAAGCTGACCGACGAACTGCGCGCCGCGATCGACGCGGCCGACAGCAAGCAGGTGCTCGAAGACCTTTATCTGCCGTACAAGCCGAAGCGCCGCACGCGTGCGCAGATCGCCCGCGAAGCCGGCCTCGAGCCGCTCGCCCAGGCGCTCCTCGCGAACCCGCTGCTCGACCCGCAGGCCGAGGCCGCCGCGTACGTCGACGCCGACAAGGGCGTCGCCGACGTGAAGGCCGCGCTCGACGGTGCGCGCGACATCCTGTCCGAACAGTTCGGCGAAACGGCCGAGCTGCTCGGCAAGCTGCGCGACTACCTGCACAACCAGGGCGTCGTGTCGTCGGCCGTCGTCGAGGGCAAGGAAAACGAGGAAGGCGAGAAATTCCGCGACTATTACGACTACGCGGAAACGATCAAGACCGTGCCGTCGCACCGCGCCCTCGCGCTGTTCCGCGGCCGCAACGCGGGCGTGCTGACGGTCAAGCTCGGCCTCGGCGAAGAGCTCGACGCGCAGGTGCCGCATCCCGGCGAGGCGATGATCGCGCGCCATTTCGGTATCGCGAACCAGAACCGCCCGGCCGACAAATGGCTGTCCGACGTATGCCGCTGGTGCTGGCGCGTGAAGGTGCAGCCGCACATCGAGAACGAGCTGCTCACGCAACTGCGCGAAACGGCCGAAACGGAAGCGATCCGCGTGTTCGCGCGCAACCTGAACGACCTGCTGCTGGCCGCGCCGGCCGGCCCGAAGGCCGTGATCGGTCTCGACCCCGGCCTGCGCACGGGCGTGAAGGTCGCAGTCGTCGACCGCACCGGCAAGGTGCTCGCGACCGACACGATCTACCCGCACGAGCCGCGCCGCGACTGGGACGGCTCGATCGCGAAACTCGCACGCATCGCCGCGCAGACGCAGGCCGAGCTGATCAGCATCGGCAACGGCACCGCGTCGCGTGAAACCGACAAGCTCGCGAGCGAACTGATCGCGAAGCACCCGGAGCTGCGCCTGCAGAAGATCGTCGTGTCGGAAGCCGGCGCGTCGGTCTATTCGGCATCCGAGCTGGCCGCGAAGGAATTCCCGGAACTCGACGTGTCGCTGCGCGGCGCCGTGTCGATTGCACGCCGCCTGCAGGATCCGCTCGCCGAACTCGTGAAGATCGAGCCGAAGGCCATCGGCGTCGGCCAGTACCAGCACGACGTGAACCAGCGCGAACTCGCCCGCTCGCTCGACGCGGTCGTCGAGGACTGCGTGAACGCGGTCGGTGTCGACGCGAACACCGCGTCGGCCCCGCTGCTCGCCCGTGTATCGGGCCTGAACGCCACGCTCGCGCGCAATATCGTCGACTACCGCGATGCGAACGGCCCGTTCCCTTCGCGCGAGCACCTGCGCAAGGTGCCGCGCCTCGGCGACAAGACCTTCGAACAGGCCGCCGGCTTCCTGCGCATCAACGGTGGCGAGAATCCGCTCGACCGCTCGTCGGTGCACCCGGAGGCGTATCCGGTCGTCGAGCGGATGCTCGCAAAGATCAGCAAGCGCATCGACGACGTGCTCGGCAACCGCGAAGCGCTGTCGGGCCTTTCCCCGACGGAATTTGTTGACGAACGTTTCGGCCTGCCGACGGTACGCGACATCCTGTCCGAACTGGAGAAGCCGGGCCGCGATCCGCGCCCCGAATTCAAGACCGCGACGTTCCGCGAAGGCGTCGAGAAGGTGTCGGATCTCGTGCCGGGCATGACGCTCGAAGGCGTCGTGACGAACGTCGCCGCGTTCGGCGCGTTCGTGGACATCGGCGTCCACCAGGACGGCCTCGTCCACGTGTCCGCGATGTCGACGAAATTCATCAAGGATCCGCACGAAGTCGTGAAGGCCGGCCAGGTCGTCAAGGTGAAGGTGATCGACGTCGACGTGAAGCGCCAGCGCATTGCACTGACGATGCGCCTCGACGACGACGCGGCAGCGCCCGGCATGTCGTCGCGCGGCGGCCAGGATCGCGGCAACGCGGCGCGCGGCGCGGCCCGCCCGCAGCGTTCGCGCGAGCCGGAACCGGCCGGCGCAATGGCCGCGGCGTTCGCCAAGCTGAAGCGCTAA
- a CDS encoding potassium transporter Kup: MNDTIHATDAAHAPHSTQQHSMRALAIAAIGVVFGDIGTSPLYSLKEAFSPAHGIPLTEGSILGVISLLFWAIILVVGIKYLLFVMRADNNGEGGVLALMALSLRPLDSKTRVAGALMALGIFGACMFYGDAVITPAISVMSAVEGLEIATPHLSHLVLPITIVILIALFWIQRHGTALVGKLFGPIMVLWFVAIAALGVYHIVRVPGIMAAINPYYAASFMADHLLQAYVVLGSVVLVLTGAEALYADMGHFGAKPIRIAAYGLVMPSLVLNYFGQGALLIQNPKAIENPFFLLAPEWGLLPLVILSTVATVIASQAVISGAYSLTSQAIQLGYVPRMKVLHTSELAIGQIYVPVVNWLLLFVILCIVIGFKSSDNLAAAYGIAVTATMVITTVLAAVVMVKVWNWNRLLVGAIIAVFLAVDLGFFGANLLKVAQGGWLPLGIGALLFFLLMTWYKGRHIVKERTAADGIPLEPFLQGLLAHPPHRVSGTAIYLTGNDKLVPVSLLHNLKHNKVLHERTIFLTFVTRDIPYVRDDKRQTSRDAGGGLYIVRAEYGFNETPDVKAVLEEFGRTHDMTFELMDTSFFLARETVVPTHLPGMSIWRERVFAWMHQNAAKPTDFFSIPANRVVELGTKIEI; the protein is encoded by the coding sequence ATGAACGACACGATCCACGCGACCGACGCAGCACACGCGCCGCATTCGACGCAACAACACTCGATGCGGGCGCTAGCGATAGCAGCCATCGGCGTCGTGTTCGGCGACATCGGCACCAGCCCGCTGTATTCGCTCAAGGAGGCGTTCAGCCCCGCACACGGCATTCCGCTCACCGAAGGATCGATTCTCGGCGTGATTTCGCTGCTGTTCTGGGCAATCATCCTGGTGGTGGGCATCAAGTACCTGCTGTTCGTGATGCGGGCGGACAACAACGGCGAAGGCGGCGTGCTCGCGCTGATGGCGCTGTCGTTGCGGCCGCTCGACTCGAAGACCCGCGTCGCGGGCGCGCTGATGGCGCTCGGGATCTTCGGCGCGTGCATGTTCTACGGGGATGCGGTGATCACGCCGGCGATCTCGGTGATGTCGGCGGTCGAAGGCCTCGAAATCGCGACGCCACACCTGTCCCATCTCGTGCTGCCGATCACGATCGTGATCCTGATCGCGCTGTTCTGGATCCAGCGCCACGGTACTGCACTGGTCGGCAAGCTGTTCGGCCCGATCATGGTGCTGTGGTTCGTCGCGATCGCAGCGCTCGGCGTGTACCACATCGTGCGGGTGCCGGGCATCATGGCGGCCATCAACCCGTATTACGCGGCGTCGTTCATGGCCGACCACCTGCTGCAGGCGTACGTCGTGCTCGGCTCGGTCGTGCTGGTGCTGACCGGTGCGGAAGCGCTCTACGCGGACATGGGCCACTTCGGCGCGAAGCCGATCCGCATTGCCGCCTACGGGCTCGTGATGCCGTCGCTCGTGCTGAACTACTTCGGCCAGGGCGCGCTGCTGATCCAGAACCCGAAGGCGATCGAGAACCCGTTCTTCCTGCTGGCACCCGAATGGGGGCTGCTGCCGCTCGTCATACTGTCGACGGTCGCAACCGTGATCGCGTCGCAGGCAGTGATCTCGGGCGCGTATTCGCTGACGTCGCAGGCCATCCAGCTCGGCTACGTGCCGCGCATGAAGGTGCTGCATACGTCGGAACTCGCGATCGGCCAGATCTACGTGCCGGTCGTGAACTGGCTGCTGCTGTTCGTGATCCTCTGCATCGTCATCGGCTTCAAGAGCTCCGACAACCTCGCGGCTGCGTACGGTATCGCGGTGACGGCGACGATGGTGATCACGACCGTGCTCGCCGCGGTCGTGATGGTGAAGGTGTGGAACTGGAACCGGCTGCTGGTCGGCGCGATCATCGCGGTGTTCCTCGCGGTCGACCTCGGCTTCTTCGGCGCGAACCTGCTGAAGGTCGCGCAGGGCGGCTGGCTGCCGCTCGGTATCGGCGCGTTGCTGTTTTTCCTGCTGATGACCTGGTACAAGGGGCGTCACATCGTCAAGGAGCGCACGGCGGCCGACGGTATCCCGCTCGAGCCGTTCCTGCAGGGGCTGCTCGCGCATCCGCCGCATCGCGTGTCGGGTACCGCGATCTACCTGACCGGCAACGACAAGCTCGTGCCCGTGAGCCTGCTGCATAACCTGAAGCACAACAAGGTGCTGCACGAGCGGACCATTTTCCTCACATTCGTCACGCGCGACATTCCTTATGTGCGCGACGACAAGCGCCAGACCTCGCGTGATGCGGGCGGCGGTTTGTATATCGTCAGGGCCGAGTACGGCTTCAACGAGACGCCGGACGTGAAGGCCGTGCTCGAAGAGTTTGGCCGCACGCACGACATGACGTTCGAGTTGATGGATACGTCGTTCTTCCTCGCACGCGAAACGGTCGTGCCGACGCATCTGCCCGGGATGTCGATCTGGCGCGAGCGCGTGTTCGCATGGATGCACCAGAACGCCGCGAAGCCAACCGACTTCTTCTCGATCCCGGCGAACCGCGTGGTCGAACTCGGGACGAAGATCGAAATCTGA
- a CDS encoding phosphoribosyltransferase: MTQQITMTAADLMTDPRNDDKNLWVGWDEYHRLIELLALQVHASGWKFDQILCLARGGLRVGDQLSRIYDVPLAILATSSYREAAGTEQGDLDIAQYITMTRGNLAGNVLLVDDLVDSGVTLARVQEHLKERYPSVTAVRSAVLWYKGCSKVKPDYHTQFLPTNPWIHQPFEEWDTVRPHNLEAWIKRGRAQRDGSGA, encoded by the coding sequence ATGACGCAGCAAATCACGATGACGGCGGCAGACTTGATGACCGATCCGCGCAACGACGACAAGAACCTGTGGGTAGGCTGGGACGAGTATCACCGTCTCATCGAGCTGCTCGCGCTCCAGGTGCATGCATCGGGTTGGAAGTTCGACCAGATCCTGTGCCTCGCGCGCGGTGGCCTGCGCGTCGGCGATCAACTGTCACGCATCTACGACGTGCCGCTCGCGATCCTCGCGACGAGTTCGTATCGGGAAGCGGCCGGCACGGAGCAGGGCGACCTCGACATCGCGCAGTACATCACGATGACGCGCGGCAACCTGGCGGGCAACGTGCTGCTGGTCGACGATCTCGTCGATTCGGGCGTCACGCTGGCGCGCGTGCAGGAGCACCTGAAGGAGCGCTATCCGTCGGTGACGGCCGTGCGCTCGGCGGTGCTCTGGTACAAGGGTTGCTCGAAGGTCAAGCCCGACTATCACACGCAGTTTCTGCCGACGAATCCGTGGATTCATCAGCCGTTCGAGGAGTGGGACACGGTTCGCCCGCACAACCTCGAGGCGTGGATCAAGCGTGGTCGCGCACAGCGCGACGGTTCGGGCGCGTAA
- a CDS encoding adenylosuccinate synthase codes for MSASAVNVTPGRNVVVVGTQWGDEGKGKIVDWLTDHAQGVVRFQGGHNAGHTLIIGGKKTILRLIPSGIMREGVACYIGNGVVLSPEALFKEIGELEEAGVNVRDRLFISEATTLILPYHIAIDQAREARKGAGKIGTTGRGIGPAYEDKVGRRALRVQDLFDAKTFADRLRENLDFHNFVLTQYLGGAAVDFQATLDTMLGYADRLKPMVADVSRRLYDANNAGQNLLFEGAQGTLLDIDHGTYPFVTSSNCVAGAASAGAGVGPQKLNYILGITKAYCTRVGSGPFPSELYDADNPQRQDQVGVTLANVGKEFGSVTGRPRRTGWLDAAALRRSIQINGVSGLCMTKLDVLDGLDEVKLCVGYKIDGKDADILPRGAADVARCEPVYETFAGWKESTVGIKTWEALPANAQAYLTRVQEVAGVPVDMVSTGPDRDETILLRHPFKV; via the coding sequence ATGTCTGCCAGCGCAGTGAACGTGACTCCCGGGCGCAATGTCGTCGTCGTGGGAACGCAATGGGGTGATGAAGGCAAGGGCAAGATCGTCGACTGGCTGACGGACCACGCTCAGGGCGTCGTGCGTTTCCAGGGCGGTCACAACGCCGGCCACACCCTCATCATCGGCGGCAAGAAAACGATCTTGCGCCTCATTCCGTCGGGCATCATGCGTGAAGGCGTCGCCTGCTACATCGGCAACGGCGTCGTCCTGTCCCCCGAAGCACTGTTCAAGGAAATCGGCGAGCTGGAAGAAGCCGGCGTGAACGTGCGCGACCGCCTGTTCATTTCCGAAGCGACGACGCTGATCCTGCCGTATCACATCGCGATCGACCAGGCGCGCGAAGCGCGCAAGGGCGCGGGCAAGATCGGCACGACGGGCCGCGGCATCGGCCCCGCGTACGAAGACAAGGTCGGCCGCCGCGCACTGCGCGTGCAGGACCTGTTCGACGCGAAGACCTTCGCCGACCGCCTGCGCGAAAACCTCGATTTCCACAACTTCGTGCTGACCCAGTACCTGGGTGGCGCGGCCGTCGATTTCCAGGCCACGCTCGACACGATGCTCGGCTATGCCGACCGCCTGAAGCCGATGGTGGCCGACGTGTCGCGCCGCCTGTACGACGCGAACAATGCGGGCCAGAACCTGCTGTTCGAAGGCGCACAAGGCACGCTGCTCGACATCGATCACGGCACCTATCCGTTCGTCACGTCGAGCAACTGCGTCGCAGGTGCGGCGTCGGCTGGCGCGGGCGTGGGTCCGCAGAAGCTCAACTACATCCTCGGCATCACGAAGGCATATTGCACGCGCGTCGGCTCGGGCCCGTTCCCGAGCGAACTGTACGATGCGGACAATCCGCAGCGTCAGGACCAGGTCGGCGTCACGCTCGCGAACGTCGGCAAGGAATTCGGTTCGGTCACCGGCCGTCCGCGTCGCACGGGCTGGCTCGACGCAGCCGCGCTGCGCCGCTCGATCCAGATCAACGGCGTGTCGGGCCTGTGCATGACGAAGCTCGACGTGCTCGACGGCCTCGACGAAGTCAAGCTGTGCGTCGGCTACAAGATCGACGGCAAGGATGCGGACATCCTGCCGCGCGGTGCCGCTGATGTGGCCCGTTGCGAACCTGTATACGAAACGTTTGCCGGCTGGAAGGAAAGCACGGTCGGCATCAAGACGTGGGAAGCACTGCCGGCGAACGCGCAGGCTTACCTGACCCGCGTCCAGGAAGTGGCTGGCGTGCCGGTCGACATGGTGTCGACGGGTCCGGACCGCGACGAAACGATTCTGCTCCGCCATCCGTTCAAGGTGTAA